The Collinsella aerofaciens genomic interval TGCAGTCTCCTTCCGCTCTAATCCTGCGGGAACGACAGCGGCCGTAGGAGTACCGCTACCGTACTCGTAGCGGTTCTCCGCCCCCTAAGCAGCGTGTCCGCTACGAAACGACCGTCTTGTAATAAGCGCCGAAGTCTGCGAGCGAGTCCATGATGGGCATCATCTGGCGGCCGAGCTCGGTAAGGCCATACTCAACGCGGGGAGGATTCTCGCCATAGTCATGGCGAAAGACCAGCCCATCATCCTCCATCTGCCGCAGGCTGTCGGTAAGCACCTTCTGAGAGATCCCCTCGAGGTCGCGGCGCAACTCGTTGAAACGCCAAGGGCGTACGCGCAAGTTACGGATAATGAGCAGCTTCCACTTGCCGCCAATGAGCGTTACCGCCGTTGCGACCGGACACTCCGGAAGCTCCTCTTTCGCCATCACGGGAGACCCAACCTCCTTGACCATACCGGTTTCACAAAAAAGTACGCAGTTACAAATATGTGCGTACTCGTATTTGCATTCGCCTTCGCGTTGAATATAACTCACGCAGGAGATGCCTGCAAGGTACATCAACCCCAAGAGAGGAACCATTATGGCTAATTATGCAAGGACCCACATCGGTAATGAGAGCCGTGTCGAGCTGCACGAAGTGCTCGGGCTTACCGGGGCAGAGGTGAGTGTCAACAATCTTCCCGCCGGCGCTGGCGTTCCGTTCGTCCATGCACACAAGGAAAACGAGGAAATCTATGGCGTGCTCGAAGGCGCCGGCTCGGTCACGATCGACGGTGAGGAAATCGAGCTTGCAGCCGGCGACTGGCTGCGCATTTCCCCCGCCGCACACCGTCAGTTCCGCGCCGCATCCGACTCGGGCATCACATACGTCTGCATTCAGGTCAAGCAGGGATCCCTTGATGCCTTCACGGCCGACGACGCTATCATGTTCTAATTCGCGATCGGTGTGCAAGGGGCCGATACCGCCCGCATGCCCCCTTCGGAATAGGCGCTGAGCAGCTCCTGGGCGTGGGCGAACTCGGGCCCTCGCCTCCAACCGAGTAGGCGGTTGACCGCGAGATTTCCCTGGACGTTGTGAACGAAGAGCAGATAGGCGTCCTCGCGCGAGAGCCCGGTCTCCTCCATGATCGAGGGAACCATCTGCTCAGCGCCGCGCTCGACGACGCGCTGTGCCACCCGGGCGTATGCATCGTCATCCGAGTAGAGCAGATAATAGTCATCGTTTGCCGGCGGGCGCTGGCAGAGAGCCTCCGCCTCCGTTCCCTCAAGCGGGGGCGCCGCCGCCAGGGCCTCGTCGATAAGTGCATCAAGCAGCGCGAACTTGTCCTCGTAGTGCAAATAGAACGTGCCGCGGTTGATATCGGCACAGCGGCAAATATCCGCCACCGTCATCTTCGCGAAGCCGACCTCGGCCAGCAGCGCAAAGAACGCCTCCCGTATGACCGAAAGCGTATAGCGTCGGCGACGATCGATCTTCCCCGATTCCATGGCCCCTCCAATTGCAGCGCTCAACAATATCCAGAAGCCGCTCGTTTATCGACAGCAGCTCGGAACTGTTCATTGCTCTGACGCAAATCAACACTGATACTTTTTATAGACACCTGTTCATTGTAGTTGAAAGAGAGTATCAAGTGACTCTATACGAGCGGCTCGTTATCGAACTCACCAACCAATCGTTTTCCCATCAGGCCGCCTACCGCACCGGCGGCACGCCCTATGAACTGAGTGCCCGCGAGCCCGAGCGCTACGACCAGCAAATCGAAACGTTTGCCCGCATGATCGATGAAGCCGATTGCGTGCTTGTAGGCGGGGCCTCTGGGCTCTCCGCGGCGGGCGGCGGCGACTTCTACTACGAAGACAACGCGACCTATCGCAGGCATTTCGGCAAATTCGCCGAGCGCTACGGTTTCAGGGGCGCTTTTGAAGGGTCGTCCTACCGCTGGCCCACCGCCGAGTCGCGCTGGGGCTACCTTGCCACCTTCCTCGACACCACGCTCAACGCCCCGCTGCGCGAGCCCTACAAAGATCTCGACGCCATTCTTACCGAGAAAGACTTCTTCGTTCTCACCACCAACCAGGACACGCAGTTCATGAAAATCTACCCTTGGGAGAAGGTAGCAGAGATCCAAGGCGATCACCGCTTCTTCCAGTGCTCCCACTGTTGCACCGGCGAGGTGTGGGACGCGGTCGAGCCGGTCTCCCGCATGGTAGAGGCCATGGGAGACGGCCTTGAGGTTCCGACAGAATTCGTGCCACGCTGCCCGCACTGCGGGGCAGAGGCGTTCCCTTGGGTTCGCGGCTACGGCAACTTCCTGCAGGGCGAGCTCTACGAGGAGCAGTACCGCAAGGTGTCCGACTGGCTCGACGCGCACGCGCGGCAGAGGATCCTTTTCCTCGAGCTGGGCGTGGGCCGCATGACGCCTGCGTTTATCCAGGAGCCGTTCTGGGCCCTCACGGCGCAGTTGCCGCAGGCTGGCTACATCGCCGTGAACAACAGGACGCAGTTTCTCCCCCGTGCAATCGAGGATCGGGGGCTCGCCGTTCGTGCCGATATCGCCGACGTGCTCGCCGACGTGCGCAAGACGCTGGGTAGGTAGCGCATGGAAACGATAAAAGCGGTTCGTATCGGCCAGGCACTTGCCGAGGCGGATCTTATCATCATCGGCGCCAGCAACGGGCTCGACATGGCAGAGGGGCTCAACCTCTTCTACGCCGATGCTCATTTCCAAGAAGCGTACGGAGACCTCGCCCAGGCTGATGGCATCGGCTGCATACTGCAGGGGCTCACCTCTCCGGATGCAAACGTGCGACGCCGATGGGCCGATCGATTCCATCAAAAGGAGTATGTCGAGTATGAGCCCGGCCCAATCATGAACGGGCTGCGGCATCTTACGGAGCACGCTGATACCTTCGTGATCACATGCAATATTGACGGGCACTTCGCACGCGCAGGGTTCAACGAGAACCACGTGCTCGAGACGGAGGGGAGTACGTGCACGTCGATTGACGAGCAGCGTCTCGCCCACCCAGATGCCCTCGCCATGGCGCAGCTCGAAGATCTCGCGCACCTTGTGCAAGCGCATCGCAACCACAAGGTTGCCATCCTCGAACTTGGCGTGGGGCTGCGCAACGGCGTCATAAAGCGCATGCTCGCTCGGGTCGCGAACGCCTGCGAACACGCCACCTACATCGTGTTCAACTACAGTCAGGCTCTGACGCCCGACGCTTCGTGCGAGACAATTCTCGTTGACGGCGATATGACCCCGGCTTTCGAGGAGATCGTTCGATGCCACCTCTAGAAAGAGAAGCGATGAGGCTTCGAAGCCTCATCGACGATGCCGACGCCATCATCGTCGGCATCGGCTCGGGTATGTCGAGCGCCGCCGGGTTCAACCATTACAACCATGCGGGCATGACGTGTGCCGGAATGGCGGACTGGCAGAAAGCCTTTGGCTTCAAGAGCCTTTTCGACGGCTTCTATCACCTCTACCCCAGCCTCGAGCAGCAATGGGCCTACTACGCGCGATACATCGATTTCATGCTGCGCGAGCCGGCCTCACAACCCTATCTCGACCTGCGGTCCCTCATCGGCCATAAGGATTACTTCATCCTGAGCACCAATGTGGACACCCAGGTTGAGAAGACGTTTCCTGCCGAGAGGACCTGCAACTATCAGGGAAGCTTCGCACACCTTCAGTGCAAGCAACCAT includes:
- a CDS encoding NAD-dependent protein deacetylase produces the protein MTLYERLVIELTNQSFSHQAAYRTGGTPYELSAREPERYDQQIETFARMIDEADCVLVGGASGLSAAGGGDFYYEDNATYRRHFGKFAERYGFRGAFEGSSYRWPTAESRWGYLATFLDTTLNAPLREPYKDLDAILTEKDFFVLTTNQDTQFMKIYPWEKVAEIQGDHRFFQCSHCCTGEVWDAVEPVSRMVEAMGDGLEVPTEFVPRCPHCGAEAFPWVRGYGNFLQGELYEEQYRKVSDWLDAHARQRILFLELGVGRMTPAFIQEPFWALTAQLPQAGYIAVNNRTQFLPRAIEDRGLAVRADIADVLADVRKTLGR
- a CDS encoding TetR/AcrR family transcriptional regulator, whose translation is MESGKIDRRRRYTLSVIREAFFALLAEVGFAKMTVADICRCADINRGTFYLHYEDKFALLDALIDEALAAAPPLEGTEAEALCQRPPANDDYYLLYSDDDAYARVAQRVVERGAEQMVPSIMEETGLSREDAYLLFVHNVQGNLAVNRLLGWRRGPEFAHAQELLSAYSEGGMRAVSAPCTPIAN
- a CDS encoding cupin domain-containing protein, which translates into the protein MANYARTHIGNESRVELHEVLGLTGAEVSVNNLPAGAGVPFVHAHKENEEIYGVLEGAGSVTIDGEEIELAAGDWLRISPAAHRQFRAASDSGITYVCIQVKQGSLDAFTADDAIMF
- a CDS encoding helix-turn-helix domain-containing protein; the encoded protein is MAKEELPECPVATAVTLIGGKWKLLIIRNLRVRPWRFNELRRDLEGISQKVLTDSLRQMEDDGLVFRHDYGENPPRVEYGLTELGRQMMPIMDSLADFGAYYKTVVS